A stretch of DNA from Campylobacter gracilis:
ATGGCGACGTCGCAAGCACAAGAAATTTTATCGAATTTAGAGAAGGAAATTTTACCTACCGAATACTCTAGATACATTAAAAATTTGAAATTTAACGATAAAAACTCGACCCCGGAATTTTTCATATACAACGCAACTAACGAGTTTATCGCTAAATACACTCAGACAAAATACGGCACTAAAATAAAAGAGCTTATCAAAAAACAGTTTGGGCTCAACGACGTGATCGTCAAAATCACCTCAAAGGCTAAAATTTCGCCTAAAGAAAAGGTAAAAATCATCTCCGAAAAGCCCAAGAGCACCATTTTAAGCGAAAATTATAACTTCGAAAATTTTATCATCGGCGATTCAAATAAATTTGCCTTTGAGTGTTCGGTCTCCGTCGCAAAAGAGCCCGGAATTCGCTTTAATCCGCTCTTTATCTACGGGCCTAGCGGGCTTGGAAAAACTCACTTGCTTCAATCGATCGGAAATTACTGCATCAAAAAGGGAAAGACCGTCATTTGCGTCACCAGTGAGCAGTTCGCTAATGATTTTGTCTTTAATCTCAAAAACAACTCGATCGATAAATTTAAACAAAAATACCGCAATTGCGACGTTTTGCTCATCGACGACATTCAATTTTTAATCGGACGTGATAAAGCTCAAGAGGAGCTTTTTTATACATTCAACGAGCTAAAAGACAAAAACTGCCAAATCGTGCTAACCAACGACCTGCCGCCGAAATTTTTAAAAGGTTTTGAAAATCGACTCACAACGCGATTTGAAAGCGGCATAATAGCAAACATCACTCCGCCTAATCTAGAAACTAAAATCGCTATTATCAATAAAAAGAGCGAAGAAAATCGCGTTAGAATTCCACACGACGTCGTAGAATATATCGCCGCAAATATGGGCGATAATATCCGTGAAATCGAAGGCGCGATCAACAAGCTAAACGCTTACTCGTCGATACTTCGCACAAAGATCACGCTGGAATTTACCAAAAGTACGCTTCAAGATCAGATCCATCAAAAATATTCAAGCGTGAGTCTCGAACACGTCATAGAGGTGATCTCAAAAGAACTGAACGTAAAACCTAGCGAGCTAAAAAGCAAAACGCGAGCTAAAAACGTCGTCGAAGCGCGCCAAATTTGCATATATCTAACCAAACAGTTAACTCAAAACTCAATGCCTAAAATCGCCGCATTTTTTAATCTAAAAGATCACAGCGCCATCAGCAAAAATATCAAAAAAATCAACGAACTCATTCAAACCGATGAGATGTTAAAGATAAAAATTGAAGAGCTAAAAAACAAAATAACCAAAAAGGATAAGAATGAAATTTAGACCTTATGAAAATAAAGCAAAAAAGGTGAATGAAAGTGAATAAAACAAAGCTACTTACTCACTGGATAAACTACCTAAAGACAAGCTTTAGGACAAGTTTTTCACAAAAACTGCATACCAACTACTACAACGATAAAAATTTAAAAGGATAAAAATATGAAAGTGTTAATCACTAAAAAACTTCTAGAAGAGATAGTTTCAAATACTAGCTCCTATCTTGATAAAAAAGATCTAAGCTCAATAACTTCGCATCTTCTAATGAGTGCTAAAGATGGAATTTTTAGTATAAAAGCTACCGATCACGAAATCGGACTAAGCTATAATCTTCAAAATGTCTCAATAGAAACGGAAGGCGAAGCCACTGCAAATGGAGGCAAACTCCTTAGCGTTATCAAAGGCTTAAGCGACGATAGCGTTACTTTAGAAACCGTTAACGGAGCGCTATTCGTAAAGCAAAAAAAATCCAAGTACAAGCTTCCAATGTTTGAAACGAGGGATTTTCCGAGCTTTCCTGTAGTAGAGGGCAAAAACAGCTTTGACGTAAATGCTGGAATTTTAGGCAGAAGCCTTAAAAAAATCTATCCCTCGATCGATACGAACAATCCAAAATATGAGCTAAATGGAGCCTTAATCGACGTAAAAGAGGGCTTTTTAAATTTAGTCGGAACCGATACGAAGCGACTTAGCGTTTATAAGCTGATCACTCAATCAAAAGCTGGCGAGCTAGATACTAAAATTTTAATCCCTAAAAAGGCAATAGGCGAAATTCAAAAGTTATTTTCTGATAAAATTAAAATTTACTACGACGAAAACGTGCTACTAGCGGTGAGCGAGAATTTTGAGTTTTTTACAAAGCTTA
This window harbors:
- the dnaA gene encoding chromosomal replication initiator protein DnaA — its product is MATSQAQEILSNLEKEILPTEYSRYIKNLKFNDKNSTPEFFIYNATNEFIAKYTQTKYGTKIKELIKKQFGLNDVIVKITSKAKISPKEKVKIISEKPKSTILSENYNFENFIIGDSNKFAFECSVSVAKEPGIRFNPLFIYGPSGLGKTHLLQSIGNYCIKKGKTVICVTSEQFANDFVFNLKNNSIDKFKQKYRNCDVLLIDDIQFLIGRDKAQEELFYTFNELKDKNCQIVLTNDLPPKFLKGFENRLTTRFESGIIANITPPNLETKIAIINKKSEENRVRIPHDVVEYIAANMGDNIREIEGAINKLNAYSSILRTKITLEFTKSTLQDQIHQKYSSVSLEHVIEVISKELNVKPSELKSKTRAKNVVEARQICIYLTKQLTQNSMPKIAAFFNLKDHSAISKNIKKINELIQTDEMLKIKIEELKNKITKKDKNEI
- the dnaN gene encoding DNA polymerase III subunit beta, coding for MKVLITKKLLEEIVSNTSSYLDKKDLSSITSHLLMSAKDGIFSIKATDHEIGLSYNLQNVSIETEGEATANGGKLLSVIKGLSDDSVTLETVNGALFVKQKKSKYKLPMFETRDFPSFPVVEGKNSFDVNAGILGRSLKKIYPSIDTNNPKYELNGALIDVKEGFLNLVGTDTKRLSVYKLITQSKAGELDTKILIPKKAIGEIQKLFSDKIKIYYDENVLLAVSENFEFFTKLINGKFPNYERVIPSDTAHKISIPRDKMVSGVRAINAMCEEMKVTIKKDGMIFESINEDNSEAKTEIEATIEINGEIVFGVKNRFLLDFLSNIESEIFELDFNSSDTAFVLSADGLKTVIMPINNI